A genomic region of Zea mays cultivar B73 chromosome 6, Zm-B73-REFERENCE-NAM-5.0, whole genome shotgun sequence contains the following coding sequences:
- the LOC103629472 gene encoding uncharacterized protein, with amino-acid sequence MDGDGDGRSVMAVVGLGVLGCNSAVAVYRSWGDPASVGFVVAADAALLLLLHFLRRFERARPRDDGGRGRAKAAVWALTTLLTAMFASRVAPMMPPHVGLAVWVAAVATAGGGFWALFIH; translated from the coding sequence ATGGATGGCGACGGCGATGGCCGCTCGGTAATGGCCGTGGTAGGACTAGGCGTGCTCGGCTGCAACTCCGCCGTGGCCGTCTACAGGTCGTGGGGCGACCCGGCCTCGGTCGGCTTCGTGGTCGCCGCCGACGCGGCGCTGCTGCTGCTCCTGCATTTCCTGCGCCGGTTCGAGCGTGCGCGGCCTAGGGAcgacggcggcaggggcagggcgaaGGCCGCTGTCTGGGCGCTCACCACGCTGCTCACGGCGATGTTCGCCTCGCGCGTGGCGCCGATGATGCCGCCGCACGTCGGCCTCGCCGTCTGGGTGGCGGCTGTGGCGACGGCCGGCGGCGGGTTCTGGGCGTTGTTTATTCATTAG